The Triticum aestivum cultivar Chinese Spring chromosome 6D, IWGSC CS RefSeq v2.1, whole genome shotgun sequence genomic sequence TAACCATGGTTAAGGCCAACCCAGCTATCTGCAAGTTTTTACTTTGACATTTTCCCTTTTCTTTCTGCTTTTTCTGGATGTTGTTTTCTTCCTCTATCACGATAGAGACACAGATTTAACATGGCTTGACACTTGATCCATGTGTGGTTGTCGACGTCATGGAAGTAACAGCCTGCTATTTGGTCTTTCCGGGTAACTGAAAAGATCCTCTTCTTCTTGATGCGTGCAGTGACACCTTCTGAACATCGGAGTTTTTTCGGAAAGGAAGTTGAAACCTCAGCCTCTGCATCATTCTGAACATTGGAGTTAACGGAGCTGGCTTTGCATGGCTTTTCCTATGTGCCAATCCAGTCTTGTGATATAGATGTGTCATCTCTCTCTGCATGACAAGGTAAATATCATCCTGAATTACCTTCCCTTTTCTCATGGAGCAGACGCCCTTTCCCTAACGCCATCCTACCTTCTGTCCTCAGTTCTCAGGTACTCTTCTGTTGATGAACTTCCTCCACACCTGCAGTGACAAGAAAACGCTGAAGAAGTGGTTCTTCATCGACAAGACAGTGGGCTAAGAAAATCCAGCTGAAAGAGAGACGACCGCCGTACCGAGCACACTTTTTCTTCGTCCGACCCGATGGATTTGAGCAACGGCTCACCGGTCATCAGTGATCCGATGGCAATGAGCCAGTCGTTGATGGGAGTGCTGCCTTCCAACATGATGCCGTTTTCAGTCAGGCCCGGGGGTTACTCCGGCGCTGGTGGCGCCGGCGTAAACGTCAGCAGGCGCAAGATCGAGGAGGTCCTCGTGAGCGGGCTGCTGGATGCCATGAAATCCTCGTCGCCACGTAAGAAGCACAACGTGGTCTTCGGCCAGGAAAACCTGCCTGAAGAAGATCCTGCCTACAGTGCATGGATGGTAAGAAGATTGACTTATTGAGCCGTAGTCTAGTTACAATGCCTCTTCTGAAGAAATTTACAGATATGCGTCTTGTGCTGCAGGCAAAATGCCCCTCTGCTCTGGCTTCCTTCAAGCAGATCGTAGCCAGTGCACAAGGCAAGAAGATTGCGGTCTTCTTGGACTACGATGGCACACTGTCGCCGATCGTCGACGACCCTGAAAAAGCCGTCATGTCCCCTGTGGTAAATCAGAATAACCTGCTTAAACTAGTAACATTTCTTGGTTATCAACCGATGAGCACCTGCTTATAGTTGTCCCAAAAACTTTTTCTCACCTTAGATGAGAGCTGCTGTGAGAAACGTCGCCAAATACTTCCCCGCCGCCATCGTCAGCGGAAGGTCCCGGAAGAAGGTACTGATGACTATACTAACTCTTTGCACATGTCACCTGTACTGATATCAGAATCCTCCCCAGTGATATGCAATTGTATGCCTGATTAATTTGATATATGCATGTTGGATATCAGAATCCTAGTGATATGTTATTAATGCCTGATTAATTTGATGGTTTCACTCTGATTTATGCAGGTTCTTGAATTCGTAAAACTGAAGGAACTCTGCTATGCTGGAAGTCATGGGATGGACATAATGACATCTTCTTCAGCACATTATGAACACAATACTGAAAAGGTGAGCATTTCCTGCTCATTTGTTTCAGAGATGATAACATTCCCGGTCTTTTCGCATAAACAAAAATATgttattattgcaattcttacGGTTCCTGAACTCTACTTGTAGGGCAAAGAAGCCAACCTCTTCCAACCTGCTCGCGATTTTCTGCCTATGATCGATGAGGTGCGCTTCTTCTTACTTaactctgatgaagctgacaaacTGTAATACTTTAGTCGACTGGACAGCTGAAACTTCAGAAAATGACAGGGATTCCATTCATGCAAAGTTCAGTGATTCTTGTGTTGTACTAATGGGTATTTTCGGCAACAGGTTTCCAAGGCCCTCTTGGAAGTCACGAGCGGAATCGAAGGCGCGAGCGTTGAGGACAACAAGTTCTGCGTGTCTGTTCATTACCGCAACGTAGACGAGAAGGTAAAAAGAAACCCTGCGCCTCAAGCACTGGATGCTCTGTTTTGCCTCTTCTCTCGGTCTCTCCTTCCATGGACGGCATGCACCTGCACTGCAGATTCGCCTGACAGTTTTGCCCGCTTGCTGATCGCAGGACTGGGAGCTGGTCGCACGGCTCGTAAACGAGGTGCTGGAGGACTTCCCCGCTCTCAAAGTGACCAACGGGCGAATGGTTTTAGAGGTTCGTCCGGTGATCGACTGGGACAAGGGGAAGGCCGTCGAGTTCCTGCTTCAGTCGCTCGGGCTGAGCGACTCCGAGAACGTGATCCCCATCTACATCGGCGACGACCGCACCGACGAAGACGCGTTCAAGGTTCCCATTTCTTTCTCCGGCAGCTGTGCAGTCCATTCAGATCTTTGATCCAATTGTAAACTGTAAGCTCATGGTTTTCTTCCCCGTTGGTTCCATCAGGTGCTTCGGGAGAGGAACTGCGGATACGGGATACTGGTCTCGCAGGTGCCCAAGGAAACCGAAGCCTTCTACTCGCTCAGGGACCCGTCTGAAGTAAAGCTCTTTCTAGTTTTATTGTGCTCTGCTCCTGCTGGCTCTGTTCAGCGAGTGGATTCCTGATCGTTTGGTTCTCGTGCAGGTGATGGAGTTCCTGAACTCCTTGGTGAGGTGGAAGAAGCACTCGCTATGAACAAACAGGAGATGACTAGTTTCCGAGGCGACAGTTTTGCAGCGCTGGAAACCGTAGCTAGGGTCGAATGATGTTGCCGTCCCCTGTTAATTCGTTTAGGTTGATTGATATTCTTGTACTGCTAGTCATGTTCTTTGCCACCGAGAAATTTGATCGGTGGCTGTGTTGGTCTCTTGACATTGTATTTCGCAAGCAAGATAGGCCTTTTCCCTCGCCTTCAATGCTGATAAATAAACTGGAGCCCCACCTTTCCTGTCGATGTTCCCTGTTCGTATTGTTTTTTTAGTGAGTTCCAGTTTCTACCCACTAATTAGCAGTTTTGATTCCCCACAAATAAAATTAGTCCTAAAGATGCCACAATAAATTTGAATCAGAAGAAGTAACAGTTTTGACACTGATTGGCGCTCATCCATCTTTCAGAAATTGCGTGTGCCGCTAATAATCATTTTGACGGCAGCATGTGATATTGACAAGAGTAGACGTCCATCACCCTGCCGCCATGAAATCATGTAGAAGAGGCACTCTCCGCATCTAAAGGTGGTAGCCTAGCGcttcatgtttccattgactgttataacagcGCGTGGTCCAGACATCTTGTGTTTGAGgagataggcatagtgcgggatcgcattaaagcgagcgaacgcggttcgtccgagtagtgcatgatagccactgcggaaagggacgatgtcgaagatcaagtcttcgcttcggaagttgtctggcgagccgaagacgacttccaatgtgattgagcccgtgcagcgggcctctacaccaggtattacttctttaaaggtagttttggtgggcttgactcttgacggatcaatacccattttgcggactgtgtcctgatagagcaggttaaggctgctgccgccgtccatgaggactcgcgtgaggtggaatccatcaataattggattgacggatactggtcggatggtctctgcgatcgaaagtgatcggacaggctgaccatgggttgaattttggggcgactggctctatcgcatagacgtcccttaacgcgcgcttgcgctcccgcttggggatgtgagtaacgtatatcatattcaccgttttgaccctGGGGGAAATTTTCTTCTGCCCCTGTGCTCGATGGGCgaggctcctcatcgtcgtcctcgttgggcaccctttctccttatgttcggtatttaacttaccggcctgtttgaagacccaataacttctgttggtatggttggcaggcttgtcgggggtgccgtgaatctggcgaggtcgatcaagtattcggtccaagctagatgaaccgtctttgtttcttttgaattgcttcttccgctgaccggatttggagccactgaatccggcgttgaccgccgtgtcttcggtattgtcattgttgcttcgacgcttgtgtttgttgcgtcggggcctgcCGTTGCCGTTTCTGACTTCAGAAGTGCCgggcactggtagaaaaaagccctttagtcccggttcgcaacagcctttagtcccggctgtgcaaccgggactaaataagcgtaaaggctttagtcccggttctcgtggctgaccgggactaaaggcccgtccacgtggccgccaggggtccgtcggggcggaggacctttagtcccggttctcgtggctaaccgggactaaaggcctcgttcgtaggtttagggttttagcccccctaaacctggtttctttttaatttgtagtgttttatttcttttatattttattttgtgttttattttaattttgatgaagtttcagtacacatattctacgctactatatacatgcatatgaaatttaaaacaagaagaattcaagaggaatatataatatatattcaatctcgggtgaccatatacaacttcgaacaagtttccatacacaattaggatggatgaccatatacaacttcgaacaagtttcaatctcgggtatgcatataaatttcttcgtcctcggtatagtgttcccctttaggattgatgacttccctcatgaaaaatcctgctaattcttcttgaattggtcggaagcgagcttctggactaagcctcctccgcaagttatccgtcgcgttccgcacgctatccgatgccttccgctcagaggtgtgtctccggatgttctcacaaacatagtatccacatagattggtccccgatggctgcttatccacattaactaaccttctgaaatctagctcatgtttgaattcaccgacaatttcttctgagaaccgtctccaaaccctacagggcaaagaaaattaaatgaacaagggagttattagttacttgatattaggaaatgaacgaaagagaccgatcgatatagagctcaaatgattgaaaataattacttttgcagcatttttctcatgtcggcccaacgctttggatccgaatccatggagtccatgattagaactctggaggtgtgaagttcaatatttagcagaatccagtggaacctgcggacacgttacatgcacagtcacgcataactcatcgattagacataccatgcatggagtaaacaaaagagaatgggcacaagagagaaacactcacccaaaatggtaaggaaatagaatatgacttttgagttgatgctttctaagaaacttgtacaagtctttctccacgtcttcaggGTGATTTTGTAagacatgtccattaacgatatgtgggtcaatgaacccaacatcatggatgtttcttattttgcattcccaaatcttcaatctgcacaatagcatacgcaacaatatagttaggacaatatatatatatatatatatatagtgcaggcaatgaagaacgagatgaggtagaaataaatcacttacaaaacgtagcaactcagcatagatttgtcgaggtcgcgcagattgaacagctggaacaattcactcataagAACTTGTatagagtaccgtttggtgtgatgctcatctgtaacatccgcataaacatattctttgtcggcccatgttatgaattgcttgtaccaacgtagcagatttcgcatttgtggtggtagactcttttcccgcgcaggctcgacgagaggcccattccgcacatattgtaatgctatctcaaaTACTGGctcatcctcaaggcctaagaaggcacgaagagtcaaacccatctcggacgcttgcttcatggcactcgctacagtcaatccaagtgctgccgcagctgctatgatctcggggtcctcttccagaccagctttcactatgagcggggggatcgattgtttcttctgcatcccgagctggtcaacttgtttcccgctttttttactttcttctttctccactggatgggccaaccgggactaaagcccctcccgtccgccagctggatgggcctttagtcccggttggcctggccaaccgcgactaaaggccttcggggacctttagtcccggttggccaggccaaccgggactaaagcccctcccgtccgccagctgtcgaccgagcgcgctgggcccagatagttggtcgcgggtctcctcccgaaccgcgactaaagaccccttttgtcgcggttcgattattttggggactaatgggggcgtatggaagcctctttttctactagtgggggtcGCAGGTACTGTTgacgctacgggctagccagctatcttcgcccgcgcaaaagcgggtcatgagtgatgtaagtgttggggaacgtagtaatttcaaaaaatatcctacgcacacgcaagatcatggtgatgcatagcaacgagaggggagagtgttgtccacgtaccctcgtagaccgaaagcggaagcgttagcacaacgcggttgatgtagtcatacgtcttcatgatccgaccgatcaagtaccgaacgcacggcacctccgagttcagcacacgttcagcccgatgacgtccctcgaactccgatccagccgagtgttgagggagagtttcgtcagcacgacggcgtggtgacgatgatgatgttctaccgatgcagggcttcgcctaagcaccgctacagtattatcgaggtggactatggtggaggggggcaccgcacacggctaaaaaatcaaatcaattgttgtgtctttggggtgcccctgcccccgtatataaaggagcaaggggagaggtgcggccggccaggaggaggcgcgccaggaggagtcctactcccaccgggagtaggactccctcccttccttgttggattaggagaaggggggaaagaggaggaagagaggaaggaaagggggggcgccgcccccctctccttgtcctattcggactagagggggaggggcgcgcggccctgccctagccgcctctcctcttctccactaaggcccactatggcccattaaaccctcggggggttccggtaacccctccggtactccggtaaaatcctgatttcacccggaacacttccgatatccaaatataggcttccaatatatcaatcttcatgtctcgaccatttcaagactcctcgtcatgtccgtgatcacatccgggactccgaacaacctttggtacatcaaaactcataaactcataatataactgtcatcgaaactttaagcgtgcggaccctacgggttcgagaactatgtagacatgaccgagacacgtctccggtcaataaccaatagcggaacctggatgctcatattggctcccacatattctacgaagatctttatcggtcagaccgcataacaacatacgttgttccctttgtcatcggtaagttacttgcccgagattcgatcgtcggtatctcaatacctagttcaatctcgttaccgacaagtatctttactcattccgtaatacatcatcctgcaactaactcattagttgcaatgcttgcaagggttaagtgatgtgcattaccgagtgggcccagagatacctctccgacaatcggagtgacaaatcctaatctcgaaatacgccaacccaacaagtaccttcggagacacctgtagagcacctttataatcacccagttacgttgtgacatttgatagcacacaaagtgttcctccggtaaacgggagttgcataatctcatagtcataggaacatgtataagtcatgaagaaagcaatagcaacatactaaacgatcgagtgctaagctaacggaatgggtcaagtcaatcacatcattctcctaatgatgtgaccccgttaatcaaatgacaactcatgtctatggctaggaaacataaccatctttgatcaacgagctagtcaagtagaggcatactagtgacactctgtttgtctatgtattcacacaagtattatgtttccggttaatacaattctagcatgaataataaacat encodes the following:
- the LOC123145030 gene encoding probable trehalose-phosphate phosphatase 1, which translates into the protein MDLSNGSPVISDPMAMSQSLMGVLPSNMMPFSVRPGGYSGAGGAGVNVSRRKIEEVLVSGLLDAMKSSSPRKKHNVVFGQENLPEEDPAYSAWMAKCPSALASFKQIVASAQGKKIAVFLDYDGTLSPIVDDPEKAVMSPVMRAAVRNVAKYFPAAIVSGRSRKKVLEFVKLKELCYAGSHGMDIMTSSSAHYEHNTEKGKEANLFQPARDFLPMIDEVSKALLEVTSGIEGASVEDNKFCVSVHYRNVDEKDWELVARLVNEVLEDFPALKVTNGRMVLEVRPVIDWDKGKAVEFLLQSLGLSDSENVIPIYIGDDRTDEDAFKVLRERNCGYGILVSQVPKETEAFYSLRDPSEVMEFLNSLVRWKKHSL